Proteins encoded by one window of Cupriavidus sp. EM10:
- a CDS encoding ribonucleoside-diphosphate reductase subunit alpha: protein MQTAQNEQQTTGVTGATGIGGAAAGSSQQSPAAAGVSYQDYKVIRRNGGVVAFEPNKIAVAVTKAFLAVNGGQGAASARVRELVEQLTQSVVRALVRSRPNGGTFHIEDVQDHVELALMRSGEHEVARAYVLYREKRTQERAQANAQAVARVQEAGVSVNVTDNGAVRPLDLVALHALIDNACSGLGNAVSAEPILKETLKNLYDGVPMTQVYDSAILAARTLIEKDPAYSQVTARILLHTIRKEILGTEVTQTEMSTKYAEYFPKFIARGIEAELLDEKLATYDLARLGAALDASRDFQFNYLGLQTLYDRYFLHVDEVRIEMPQAFFMRVAMGLALEEKDREARAIEFYQLLSSFDFMSSTPTLFNSGTRRSQLSSCYLTTVSDDLEGIYEALKENALLSKFAGGLGNDWTNVRALGSHIKGTNGKSQGVVPFLKVVNDTAVAVNQGGKRKGAVCAYLETWHLDIEEFLELRKNTGDDRRRTHDMNTANWIPDLFMKRVMENGEWTLFSPASCPDLHDKVGKAFEQAYLGYEAKAASGELKLFKKVPAMQLWRKMLGMLFETGHPWITFKDPCNIRSPQQHVGVVHSSNLCTEITLNTNESEIAVCNLGSVNLVAHLKQQADGTHVLDHAKLQKTIRTAMRMLDNVIDINYYAVEKARNSNLRHRPVGMGIMGFQDCLHVLRTPYASDAAVKFADTSMEAVCYYAYHASTELAEERGRYSTYQGSLWDRGILPQDSLKLLADERGGYLDVDLSSTMDWDSLRARIKQHGMRNSNCIAIAPTATISNIIGVSACIEPTFQNLYVKSNLSGEFTVVNDYLVRDLKDRGLWDEVMVADLKYFDGSLARIDRIPQDLRDVYATAFEVEPTWLVEAASRRQKWIDQAQSLNIYMAGASGKKLDDTYKLAWLRGLKTTYYLRTIAATHVEKSTVTRGSLNAVSSGADSQSAIDAAASAAPAMPEAEGAVCTMRPGDPGFEECEACQ, encoded by the coding sequence ATGCAAACGGCCCAAAACGAACAACAAACCACCGGCGTGACTGGCGCAACCGGCATCGGTGGCGCAGCAGCCGGTAGCTCGCAGCAGAGCCCTGCCGCCGCAGGCGTTTCGTATCAGGACTACAAGGTGATCCGCCGCAATGGCGGCGTGGTGGCCTTCGAGCCCAACAAGATTGCCGTGGCAGTGACCAAGGCCTTCCTGGCCGTCAACGGTGGCCAGGGTGCGGCATCGGCCCGCGTGCGCGAGCTGGTGGAGCAACTGACGCAGTCCGTGGTGCGCGCGCTGGTACGCAGCCGCCCGAACGGCGGCACCTTCCATATCGAGGACGTGCAGGATCACGTGGAACTGGCGCTGATGCGCTCGGGCGAGCATGAGGTGGCCCGCGCCTACGTGCTGTACCGCGAAAAGCGCACGCAGGAGCGTGCCCAGGCCAACGCGCAGGCCGTGGCCCGCGTGCAGGAAGCCGGCGTGTCGGTCAACGTGACCGACAACGGCGCCGTGCGCCCGCTGGACCTGGTGGCGCTGCACGCGCTGATCGACAACGCCTGCAGCGGCCTGGGCAATGCCGTCAGCGCCGAGCCGATCCTGAAGGAAACGCTCAAGAACCTGTACGACGGCGTGCCGATGACGCAGGTCTACGACTCGGCCATCCTGGCCGCGCGTACGCTGATCGAGAAGGACCCGGCCTACAGCCAGGTGACCGCCCGTATCCTGCTGCACACGATCCGCAAGGAAATCCTGGGCACCGAAGTGACCCAGACCGAAATGTCGACGAAGTACGCCGAGTACTTCCCGAAGTTCATCGCCCGCGGCATCGAAGCCGAGCTGCTGGACGAAAAGCTGGCCACGTACGACCTGGCCCGCCTGGGCGCCGCGCTGGACGCCTCGCGCGACTTCCAGTTCAACTACCTGGGCCTGCAGACGCTGTACGACCGCTACTTCCTGCACGTTGACGAAGTGCGCATCGAAATGCCGCAGGCGTTCTTCATGCGCGTGGCCATGGGCCTGGCGCTGGAAGAGAAGGACCGCGAAGCCCGCGCCATCGAGTTCTACCAGCTGCTGTCGTCGTTCGACTTCATGTCGTCCACGCCAACGCTGTTCAACTCGGGCACGCGCCGCTCGCAGCTGTCGTCGTGCTACCTGACCACGGTGTCGGACGACCTGGAAGGCATCTACGAAGCCCTGAAGGAAAACGCGCTGCTGTCGAAGTTCGCAGGCGGCCTGGGCAACGACTGGACCAACGTGCGCGCGCTCGGCTCCCACATCAAGGGCACCAACGGCAAGTCGCAAGGCGTGGTGCCGTTCCTGAAGGTGGTCAACGACACGGCCGTGGCCGTGAACCAGGGCGGCAAGCGCAAGGGCGCGGTCTGCGCCTACCTGGAGACGTGGCACCTGGACATCGAGGAATTCCTGGAACTGCGCAAGAACACCGGCGACGACCGCCGCCGCACCCACGACATGAACACGGCCAACTGGATTCCGGACCTGTTCATGAAGCGCGTGATGGAAAACGGCGAATGGACGCTGTTCTCGCCGGCCAGCTGCCCGGACCTGCACGACAAGGTCGGCAAGGCATTCGAGCAGGCCTACCTGGGCTACGAAGCCAAGGCTGCCAGCGGCGAACTGAAGCTGTTCAAGAAGGTGCCGGCCATGCAGCTGTGGCGCAAGATGCTGGGCATGCTGTTCGAAACCGGCCATCCGTGGATCACGTTCAAGGACCCGTGCAACATCCGCAGCCCGCAGCAGCACGTGGGCGTGGTGCATAGCTCGAACCTGTGCACGGAAATCACGCTGAACACGAACGAAAGCGAAATCGCCGTGTGCAACCTGGGTTCGGTGAACCTGGTGGCCCACCTGAAGCAGCAGGCCGACGGCACGCACGTGCTGGACCACGCCAAGCTGCAGAAGACCATCCGCACCGCGATGCGCATGCTCGACAACGTGATCGACATCAACTACTACGCGGTGGAGAAGGCGCGCAATTCGAACCTGCGCCACCGTCCGGTGGGCATGGGCATCATGGGCTTCCAGGATTGCCTGCACGTGCTGCGCACGCCGTACGCCAGCGACGCCGCGGTGAAGTTTGCCGACACGTCGATGGAAGCGGTCTGCTACTACGCGTACCACGCATCGACCGAACTGGCCGAAGAACGCGGCCGCTACAGCACGTACCAGGGTTCGCTGTGGGACCGTGGCATCCTGCCGCAGGATTCGCTGAAGCTGCTGGCCGACGAGCGCGGCGGCTACCTGGACGTGGATCTGTCGTCGACGATGGACTGGGACAGCCTGCGCGCCCGCATCAAGCAGCACGGCATGCGCAACTCGAACTGCATCGCGATCGCCCCGACCGCGACCATTTCGAACATCATCGGCGTCTCTGCCTGCATCGAGCCGACGTTCCAGAACCTGTACGTGAAGTCGAACCTGTCGGGCGAATTCACGGTGGTGAACGACTACCTGGTGCGTGACCTGAAGGATCGCGGCCTGTGGGACGAGGTGATGGTTGCCGACCTGAAGTACTTCGACGGTTCGCTGGCCCGCATCGACCGCATCCCGCAAGACCTGCGCGACGTCTACGCCACGGCCTTCGAAGTGGAGCCGACGTGGCTGGTGGAGGCCGCAAGCCGCCGCCAGAAGTGGATCGACCAGGCCCAGTCGCTGAACATCTACATGGCCGGTGCATCGGGCAAGAAGCTGGACGACACGTACAAGCTTGCCTGGCTGCGCGGCCTGAAGACGACGTACTACCTGCGCACCATCGCCGCCACGCACGTGGAGAAGTCCACGGTGACGCGCGGTTCGCTGAACGCGGTGTCGTCGGGTGCCGACAGCCAGTCG
- the ampD gene encoding 1,6-anhydro-N-acetylmuramyl-L-alanine amidase AmpD — MPDSGGSHDFMPDAEGWVPAARRVPSPNFDARPDGAPLDVVVIHNISLPPGQFGTGDIEAFFQNRLDASRHPFFETIRDVRVSAHFLIARDGELVQFVACTQRAWHAGQSEYCGRQRCNDFSIGIEIEGADDQPFTLAQYDTAAALVAALRAAYPIQGIAGHSDIAPGRKTDPGPHFDWSRFATLAGVPLALLPYRHE; from the coding sequence ATGCCTGACTCCGGCGGCTCGCACGACTTCATGCCCGATGCTGAAGGGTGGGTGCCCGCCGCCCGCCGCGTGCCGTCGCCGAATTTCGATGCACGGCCCGACGGCGCGCCGCTCGACGTGGTGGTCATCCACAACATCAGCCTGCCGCCCGGCCAGTTCGGCACGGGCGATATCGAGGCGTTCTTCCAGAACCGGCTGGATGCATCGCGCCATCCGTTCTTCGAGACGATCCGCGATGTGCGCGTGTCGGCCCATTTCCTGATTGCCCGGGACGGCGAGCTGGTGCAGTTCGTGGCGTGCACGCAGCGCGCGTGGCATGCGGGGCAGTCCGAGTACTGCGGGCGGCAGCGCTGCAACGACTTTTCCATCGGCATCGAGATCGAGGGTGCCGACGACCAGCCGTTCACGCTGGCCCAGTACGACACCGCAGCCGCGCTGGTGGCCGCGCTGCGCGCCGCGTACCCGATCCAGGGCATCGCTGGCCACAGCGACATCGCGCCCGGACGCAAGACCGATCCGGGTCCGCATTTCGACTGGTCCCGCTTTGCGACGCTGGCCGGCGTGCCCCTCGCGCTGCTGCCGTATCGGCACGAATGA
- a CDS encoding PAS domain-containing sensor histidine kinase — protein MQRASVWSRLSGWHTLVDLWRQPEPPDFHWRLLRYFCWTRAAVALLLLGYAWLPLERAAGGVAVADLAANARTAAAIPVVVPYLCIALVTLLGTIWRRHFHVRVRVQVIVDLALLAAIYMVLGRSGNHGEGLAMIFLLPALEAGALTSLMFALLTAAVSAMLVMANPFVQTLLVRQADANLLGSGLFGLVFMIAALLMYMLANRQIAQEQLALAREQELRMQQLVNRLMVNDMQDGVMLVRAHGAVVAANPAAYVLLGVQPHERVKQGQVRAGERENVLFDLRRIPRLQPLMEMLRDWIQRKDDVPRILQLLPLPSRPSASRTPMLHTRLRLRFVLPGLAGLRATLNGVSSLGGDTVGFQDMSAEGAARLRLAIAQNEAMAWSPEDETLLRSEMRDTVLVHIESWERIAEQVQQEKLAAMGRLVASVAHQIRNPLAAISQANELLADSGGGEGSSIDARLLRIISDNVRRLDQVVSDVLQLSRRPKAGHSTVDLGQALPEIVDRWRLEMRSRAGARAEVNPNAVRVTVALQGPVIFDASQLQQVLGNLLDNAWRYCSRLPGSIRLLAHALDQHHAELIVWNDGAEVTREQQRSLFEPFFTSNPQGTGLGLFMARELCGANDAQVRYGAIVLDALLDRTGMLAGGARDTLPAKAFVLTMRIETPDVVDAAIAG, from the coding sequence ATGCAGCGGGCGTCGGTCTGGTCCCGGCTGAGCGGCTGGCATACGCTGGTCGATCTCTGGCGCCAGCCCGAGCCGCCCGACTTCCACTGGCGCCTGCTGCGCTATTTCTGCTGGACCCGCGCGGCCGTGGCCTTGCTGCTGCTGGGCTATGCGTGGCTGCCGCTGGAGCGTGCCGCCGGCGGCGTGGCCGTGGCCGACCTGGCAGCCAACGCCCGCACGGCGGCTGCCATTCCGGTGGTGGTGCCGTACCTGTGCATCGCGCTGGTGACCCTGCTGGGCACGATCTGGCGGCGGCATTTCCATGTACGCGTGCGGGTGCAGGTCATCGTCGACCTGGCGCTGCTGGCCGCCATCTATATGGTGTTGGGCCGCAGCGGCAATCACGGCGAAGGGCTGGCGATGATCTTCCTGCTGCCGGCGCTGGAGGCCGGGGCGCTCACCAGCCTGATGTTCGCGCTGCTCACCGCCGCCGTGTCGGCCATGCTGGTGATGGCCAATCCGTTCGTCCAGACCCTGCTGGTGCGCCAGGCCGATGCCAACCTGCTGGGCTCGGGGTTGTTCGGGCTGGTGTTCATGATCGCGGCGCTGCTGATGTACATGCTGGCGAACCGCCAGATCGCCCAGGAGCAACTGGCGCTGGCCCGCGAGCAGGAACTGCGCATGCAGCAGCTGGTGAACCGGCTGATGGTGAACGACATGCAGGACGGCGTGATGCTTGTGCGGGCCCACGGCGCGGTGGTGGCCGCCAACCCGGCGGCGTACGTGCTGCTGGGCGTGCAGCCGCACGAGCGTGTCAAGCAGGGGCAGGTGCGGGCCGGCGAGCGCGAAAATGTGCTGTTCGACCTGCGGCGCATCCCGCGCCTGCAGCCGCTGATGGAAATGCTGCGCGACTGGATCCAGCGCAAGGACGACGTGCCGCGCATCCTGCAGTTGCTGCCGCTGCCATCGCGCCCGTCGGCCAGCCGCACGCCGATGCTGCATACCCGGCTGCGCCTGCGCTTCGTGCTGCCCGGGCTGGCGGGGTTGCGCGCCACGCTCAACGGCGTGTCATCGCTGGGCGGCGATACCGTGGGTTTTCAGGACATGTCCGCCGAGGGCGCGGCGCGGCTGCGGCTGGCGATCGCCCAGAACGAGGCCATGGCCTGGAGCCCTGAGGACGAAACCCTGCTGCGCAGCGAAATGCGCGACACGGTGCTGGTCCATATCGAAAGCTGGGAACGGATTGCCGAACAGGTGCAGCAGGAAAAGCTGGCGGCGATGGGCCGGCTGGTGGCCAGCGTGGCGCACCAGATCCGCAATCCGCTGGCCGCGATCAGCCAGGCCAACGAGCTGCTGGCCGATTCGGGCGGCGGCGAGGGTTCGTCGATCGATGCCCGGCTGCTGCGCATCATCAGCGACAACGTGCGGCGGCTGGACCAGGTGGTGTCCGACGTGCTGCAGCTGTCGCGCCGGCCCAAGGCCGGCCATAGCACGGTGGACCTGGGGCAGGCGCTGCCGGAGATCGTCGACCGCTGGCGCCTGGAAATGCGGTCGCGCGCCGGCGCGCGGGCGGAGGTCAACCCCAACGCGGTACGCGTGACCGTGGCGCTGCAGGGGCCGGTGATCTTCGATGCGTCCCAGCTGCAGCAGGTGCTGGGCAATCTGCTGGACAACGCCTGGCGCTATTGCAGCCGGCTGCCGGGATCGATCCGCCTGCTGGCCCATGCGCTGGACCAGCACCACGCCGAGCTGATCGTCTGGAACGACGGGGCCGAAGTCACGCGCGAGCAGCAGCGCAGCCTGTTCGAGCCGTTTTTCACCAGCAACCCGCAGGGCACCGGGCTGGGGCTGTTCATGGCCCGGGAGCTGTGCGGGGCGAACGACGCGCAGGTGCGCTACGGCGCGATCGTGCTCGATGCGTTGCTGGATCGCACCGGGATGCTGGCCGGCGGGGCTCGCGATACACTGCCGGCCAAGGCCTTCGTGCTGACGATGCGTATCGAGACCCCGGACGTGGTCGACGCGGCCATCGCCGGCTAG
- a CDS encoding PP0621 family protein: MARIFILLAVVLGVLWWLRQRASERQQSGPARRDAGGGREAASPEASQPMVQCAQCGVHLPRTDAIAWQGQHYCRRSHLPDSAGEGGGSGA, translated from the coding sequence ATGGCAAGAATCTTCATCCTGCTGGCTGTCGTGCTGGGCGTGCTCTGGTGGTTGCGCCAGCGCGCCAGCGAACGCCAGCAATCCGGGCCGGCGCGGCGCGATGCCGGCGGCGGCCGCGAGGCGGCGAGCCCGGAGGCGTCCCAGCCGATGGTGCAGTGTGCCCAATGCGGCGTGCACCTGCCGCGCACCGACGCCATTGCGTGGCAGGGGCAGCACTACTGCCGCCGCAGCCACCTGCCGGATTCGGCGGGTGAAGGTGGCGGGAGCGGCGCGTGA
- a CDS encoding inner membrane protein YpjD has product MAIVLYALTAILYCGLAFHGWATRNPQLAAAGGTTVGPSGRPGAAATAVLMPSPTPNGGRTDGQPAWWHALVMAALVSHGVLLHETIFPADHMMFGFAFALSAMLWLGVGIYWIESFFFSLAGLGLIVFPVAMLASLIPLAFPGAQILGYAARPLFKLHFVIANVAYGLFTLAAFHAFLMLLAERRLHGFTRPAAGEPASGQWLGRWLDLLPPLLTLEKLLFRLIAAGFVLLTLTIASGFLFSEQLFARAFRVDHKTVFAIISWLMFGGILVGRRFRGWRGRTALRWVIASFGILLLAYVGSRFVIEVVLHRIT; this is encoded by the coding sequence ATGGCCATTGTACTGTATGCCTTGACGGCAATTCTCTACTGCGGCCTGGCCTTTCATGGCTGGGCGACGCGCAACCCGCAACTGGCGGCAGCCGGCGGGACGACGGTCGGGCCATCCGGACGTCCTGGAGCCGCGGCCACGGCCGTGCTGATGCCATCGCCCACGCCCAACGGCGGGCGCACCGACGGCCAGCCGGCCTGGTGGCATGCGCTGGTGATGGCCGCGCTGGTCAGCCACGGCGTGCTGCTGCACGAGACCATCTTCCCGGCAGACCACATGATGTTCGGGTTTGCCTTCGCGCTGTCGGCCATGCTGTGGCTGGGCGTGGGCATCTACTGGATCGAAAGCTTCTTCTTCTCGCTGGCCGGGCTGGGGCTGATCGTGTTCCCGGTGGCGATGCTGGCCAGCCTGATCCCGCTGGCGTTTCCGGGCGCCCAGATCCTTGGCTACGCGGCGCGGCCGCTGTTCAAGCTGCATTTCGTGATTGCCAACGTGGCCTACGGGCTGTTCACGCTGGCCGCCTTCCATGCCTTCCTGATGCTGCTGGCCGAGCGCCGGCTGCACGGCTTCACGCGGCCTGCGGCGGGCGAGCCCGCGTCCGGGCAATGGCTGGGCCGCTGGCTCGACCTGCTGCCGCCGCTGCTGACACTGGAAAAACTGCTGTTCCGCCTGATTGCCGCCGGCTTCGTGCTGCTGACGCTGACCATCGCGTCGGGATTCCTGTTCTCCGAGCAGCTGTTCGCCCGCGCGTTCCGCGTCGACCACAAGACCGTCTTCGCCATCATCTCGTGGCTGATGTTCGGCGGCATCCTGGTCGGGCGGCGCTTTCGCGGCTGGCGTGGCCGCACGGCGCTGCGCTGGGTCATCGCATCGTTCGGCATCCTGCTGCTGGCCTATGTCGGCAGCCGCTTCGTGATCGAAGTAGTGCTGCACCGGATCACCTGA
- the ffh gene encoding signal recognition particle protein gives MLDNLTQRLARVVKTMRGEARLTEANTAEMLREVRLAMLEADVALPVVRDFIARVREKALGEDVVSSLTPGQALVGVVQRELTAVIGGDEALADTKVNELNLNVQPPAVILMAGLQGAGKTTTSGKLAKWLKENRKKKVLTVSCDVYRPAAIAQLKTVSEQVGADFFPSQPDQKPVDIARAALDWARKHYHDVLIVDTAGRLGIDEAMMQEIAALHAELKPAETLFVVDAMLGQDAVNTAKAFNDALPLTGVVLTKLDGDARGGAALSVRHITGRPIKFVGVGEKLDGLEPFYADRMAQRILGMGDILALVEEAQRGVDMEAAEKLAKKIKKTGGFDLEDFKAQIGQMKKMGGLGSLVDKLPAQFAQQAQGANMDQAEKQVRRMEGIINSMTAAERAKPELIKASRKRRIAAGAGVPVQEVNRLLNQFDQMQGMMKKLKGGGMMKMMRQMGAMKGGMKGLFNR, from the coding sequence ATGCTGGATAACCTCACACAACGCCTGGCGCGGGTCGTCAAGACCATGCGCGGCGAGGCCCGACTGACCGAGGCCAACACCGCCGAGATGCTGCGCGAAGTGCGCCTTGCCATGCTCGAAGCCGACGTGGCGCTGCCGGTCGTCCGTGACTTTATCGCCCGCGTCAGGGAAAAGGCGCTCGGCGAGGACGTGGTCTCGAGCCTGACCCCGGGCCAGGCCCTGGTGGGCGTGGTGCAGCGCGAGCTGACCGCCGTCATCGGCGGCGACGAAGCGCTGGCCGACACCAAGGTCAACGAACTGAACCTGAACGTCCAGCCGCCCGCCGTGATCCTGATGGCCGGCCTGCAGGGCGCAGGCAAGACCACCACGTCGGGCAAGCTGGCCAAGTGGCTCAAGGAAAACCGCAAGAAGAAGGTGCTGACGGTGTCGTGCGACGTGTATCGCCCCGCCGCCATCGCCCAGCTCAAGACCGTGTCCGAACAGGTGGGCGCGGACTTCTTCCCGTCGCAGCCCGACCAGAAGCCGGTGGACATTGCCCGCGCGGCGCTGGACTGGGCCCGCAAGCACTACCACGACGTGCTGATCGTCGATACGGCCGGCCGGCTTGGTATCGACGAGGCGATGATGCAGGAAATCGCCGCGCTGCACGCCGAACTGAAGCCCGCCGAGACGCTGTTCGTGGTCGACGCCATGCTGGGCCAGGACGCCGTGAACACGGCCAAGGCATTCAACGACGCCCTGCCGCTGACCGGCGTGGTGCTGACCAAGCTGGACGGCGATGCACGCGGCGGTGCGGCGTTGTCGGTACGTCACATTACCGGCCGTCCGATCAAGTTTGTAGGCGTCGGTGAAAAGCTGGACGGCCTGGAGCCGTTCTACGCCGATCGCATGGCCCAGCGGATCCTGGGCATGGGCGACATCCTCGCGCTGGTGGAGGAAGCCCAGCGCGGCGTGGACATGGAAGCGGCCGAGAAGCTGGCCAAGAAGATCAAGAAGACCGGCGGCTTCGACCTGGAAGACTTCAAGGCGCAGATCGGCCAGATGAAGAAGATGGGCGGCCTGGGCAGCCTGGTCGACAAGCTGCCGGCCCAGTTCGCGCAGCAGGCGCAGGGCGCCAACATGGACCAGGCGGAGAAGCAGGTGCGCCGCATGGAAGGCATCATCAACAGCATGACGGCCGCCGAGCGCGCCAAGCCCGAGCTGATCAAGGCCAGCCGCAAGCGCCGTATCGCGGCCGGTGCCGGCGTGCCGGTTCAGGAAGTGAACCGCCTGCTGAACCAGTTCGACCAGATGCAGGGCATGATGAAGAAGCTCAAGGGCGGCGGCATGATGAAGATGATGCGCCAGATGGGCGCGATGAAGGGCGGCATGAAGGGCCTCTTCAACCGCTGA
- a CDS encoding hypoxanthine-guanine phosphoribosyltransferase gives MMTADQARELWASSEEIVSAEEVQQSLDRMASEITDKMGNDFPLVLSVMGGAVVFTGMLLPKLQFPLEFDYIHLSRYNNKTVGGEMQWRVAPRESVKDRVVLVLDDILDEGETMAAIRQRIMDMGAKEFHAAVLCEKTLTKLKPMHPDFCGFKVPDRYVFGCGMDVKGYWRNLGAIRALV, from the coding sequence ATGATGACCGCCGATCAGGCCCGCGAACTCTGGGCCAGCTCCGAGGAAATCGTCAGCGCCGAAGAGGTGCAGCAATCGCTGGACCGCATGGCCAGCGAGATTACCGACAAGATGGGCAACGACTTTCCGCTGGTGCTGTCCGTGATGGGCGGCGCCGTGGTCTTCACCGGCATGCTGCTGCCCAAGCTGCAGTTCCCGCTGGAATTCGACTACATCCACCTGTCGCGCTACAACAACAAGACCGTGGGCGGCGAGATGCAGTGGCGCGTGGCGCCGCGCGAATCCGTCAAGGACCGCGTGGTGCTGGTGCTTGACGACATTCTGGATGAAGGCGAAACCATGGCGGCCATCCGCCAGCGCATCATGGACATGGGCGCCAAGGAATTCCACGCCGCCGTGCTGTGCGAGAAGACGCTGACCAAGCTCAAGCCGATGCACCCCGATTTCTGCGGCTTCAAGGTGCCCGACCGCTACGTCTTCGGCTGCGGCATGGACGTCAAGGGCTACTGGCGCAACCTCGGCGCCATCCGCGCGCTGGTCTGA
- a CDS encoding LysE family translocator, translating to MALTLPSELAASTGALMAYSAFVLVSSITPGPNNTMLLASGVNFGLRRTVPHLLGICVGMVIMMVIVGLGLGSVFTAIPWTWSVLRVAATAYLVWLAWKLATAGGLQDREVARPMTFLRAAAFQWVNPKAWVMAVGACSAYVLHPNLWTNAALMALLCGVVNLPSITTWAVFGAALRRWLANPRVLRVFNVTMALLLLASLWPILGAHPHGA from the coding sequence ATGGCTCTGACCCTTCCTTCCGAACTTGCTGCCAGTACTGGCGCCCTGATGGCCTACAGCGCCTTCGTGCTGGTGTCTTCGATCACGCCCGGCCCGAACAACACGATGCTGCTGGCCTCGGGCGTCAATTTCGGTTTGCGCCGGACCGTGCCGCACTTGCTAGGCATCTGCGTCGGCATGGTGATCATGATGGTGATTGTGGGGCTGGGCCTTGGGTCGGTGTTCACGGCGATTCCGTGGACATGGAGCGTGCTGCGCGTGGCGGCCACGGCCTATCTGGTCTGGCTGGCCTGGAAGCTGGCGACGGCCGGCGGCCTGCAGGACCGCGAAGTGGCCAGGCCCATGACATTCCTGCGCGCGGCGGCGTTCCAGTGGGTCAATCCGAAGGCGTGGGTGATGGCGGTTGGGGCCTGCAGCGCCTATGTGCTGCACCCGAACCTGTGGACCAATGCGGCCCTGATGGCGCTGCTGTGCGGGGTGGTGAACCTGCCGAGCATCACCACCTGGGCGGTGTTCGGTGCGGCGTTGCGCCGCTGGCTGGCGAATCCGCGCGTGCTGCGCGTGTTCAATGTGACGATGGCGTTGCTTTTGCTGGCTTCACTCTGGCCCATCCTGGGCGCCCACCCGCACGGGGCGTAG
- a CDS encoding 2OG-Fe(II) oxygenase, giving the protein MTRESRAGYRATSPELELWLKRHIEQGFDAESLVLSMLRSGYDATFARDTVNAALGHRSPPRQAPAPAPVVTRRAPERPAESSATAGAATNTATSSTPPAGSNAFRHEGREVPILFSLEAPRILLLQNLLDGTECDALISLARDRLQRSPVVNPDTGDENLIDARTSMGAMFQVGEHALIQQIEARIAAITGLPVEHGEGLQILNYKPGGEYQPHFDFFNPQRPGEARQLRVGGQRVATLVIYLNSPPAGGATAFPKLGLEVAPVKGNAVFFRYKQPDGTLDDRTLHAGLPVESGEKWIATKWLREHPYRSKG; this is encoded by the coding sequence ATGACACGCGAGTCCCGCGCCGGGTATCGCGCCACCTCGCCCGAGCTCGAACTGTGGCTGAAACGCCACATCGAGCAGGGTTTCGATGCCGAATCGCTGGTGCTGTCGATGCTGCGGTCGGGCTACGATGCCACGTTCGCGCGCGATACGGTCAATGCCGCGCTCGGCCATCGGTCGCCGCCCAGGCAGGCGCCCGCGCCCGCCCCGGTGGTGACGCGGCGCGCGCCGGAGCGGCCGGCGGAATCGTCGGCAACGGCCGGGGCCGCAACGAATACGGCGACATCGTCCACGCCGCCCGCCGGCAGCAATGCGTTCCGCCACGAAGGGCGCGAAGTGCCGATCCTGTTCTCGCTGGAGGCGCCGCGCATCCTGCTGCTGCAGAACCTGCTCGACGGCACCGAGTGCGACGCGCTGATCTCGCTGGCGCGCGATCGCCTGCAGCGCTCGCCTGTGGTGAATCCGGACACTGGCGACGAAAACCTGATCGACGCCCGCACCAGCATGGGCGCGATGTTCCAGGTGGGCGAGCACGCGCTGATCCAGCAGATCGAGGCCCGCATTGCCGCCATCACCGGCTTGCCGGTCGAGCATGGCGAAGGGCTGCAGATCCTCAACTACAAGCCCGGCGGCGAGTACCAGCCGCATTTCGACTTCTTCAACCCGCAGCGCCCCGGCGAAGCGCGCCAGCTGCGCGTGGGCGGCCAGCGCGTGGCCACGCTGGTGATCTACCTGAACAGCCCGCCCGCCGGTGGCGCCACGGCGTTCCCGAAGCTTGGCCTGGAGGTGGCGCCGGTCAAGGGCAACGCGGTGTTCTTCCGCTACAAGCAGCCCGATGGCACGCTGGACGACCGCACGCTGCATGCCGGCTTGCCCGTGGAGTCGGGCGAGAAGTGGATCGCCACCAAGTGGCTGCGCGAACATCCGTATCGCAGCAAAGGCTGA